Below is a genomic region from Prolixibacteraceae bacterium.
TGTTACGTCCTCCGGATTTCTTCATGGGCTTCAACAATGATTTTTCAGGTGTGTCAGTGGTAATCGTATCAAAAACACCAACGATCTTGTGTCTCTGACCGGGAGTTACAGGTTTAAACTTTCTTACTGCCATTTCCTATTAAATATTGCTGTAAAAATCAATTACGCCACCTTCTTTCAAGGTAACGATCGCCTTCTTAAAAGATGCAGTCTTGCCGTTTTGCACACCAGTCTTAGTGTAACGCATCTTACGCTTTCCTGCATAAACCATTGTATTTACAGAGCAAACTTCTACTCCATACATAGCTTCAATGGCTTTTTTGATCTGGCCTTTATCTGCACTCTTCAAAACAACGAAACCATAAGAGTTCAAAGTCTCTTGCTGCTCCGTCATTTTTTCTGTTACTATAGGTCGAACTAAAACATTCATTGCCTAAATCGTTAAATATTAAATACTTCCTCCAACTTACTTACAGAACCTTCCACAAAAACGATAGTTTTTGCACGCAATACGTTATATGTATTCAAGTCAGATACAGCAATAACGTCTACATTCTGTAAATTTCTGGTCGACAAATATATGTTTTTATTTGCATCAGATAAAACAATTAACAACTTTTTATCGTTAATCTGTAAATTCTTTTGCAAAGAAACCATTTCTTTCGTCTTTGGAGACTCAAAAGTAAAATCTTCAAGAACCTTGATAGCTCCCTCGTTAGCTTTGTAAGTCAAAGCTGATTTACGAGCTAATTGCTTCACTTTCTTATTCAACTTGAAACCGTAATTTCTTGGACGAGGCCCGAAAGCACGTCCACCACCACGGAAAATTGGAGACTTGATACTACCAGCACGAGCTGTACCAGTACCTTTTTGCTTTTTAATCTTTCTTGTTGAACCAGAAATATCAGCACGCTCTTTGGACTTGTGAGTCCCTTGACGTTGATTTGCCAAGAACTGTTTAACATCCAAATAGATTGAATGATCGTTCGGCTCAATCGCGAAGATTGCATCATTCAATGCAACTTTACGACCAGTCTCCTGTCCTGCTAGATTTAATACACTAATTTCCATTACTGCTGAATAATTAAGTAAGACCCCTTAGCTCCTGGAACGGAACCTTTAACAATTAACAAGTTACTCTCTGGTATTACTTTCAAAACTTTTAAGCTTTCAACCTTAACAGTCTTGCCACCGTGACGACCTGCCATACGCATACCTTTAAATACACGAGCTGGGTAAGATGCCGCCCCAATAGAACCTGGTGCTCTCAAACGATTATGTTGACCGTGTGTAGCTTGACCTACACCAGCAAAACCATGACGCTTTACAACACCCTGAAAACCTTTACCTTTAGAGACACCTGAAACATCAACCCATCCATCAACATTCAAAACGTCTAGGGTTACAACATCACCAAGCTGGAAATCCATACCTTCTGCAGAAAACTCTACCACTCTCTTCTTAGGAGTCGTGTTCGCTTTTTTAGCGTGACCTTGCTCTGCTTTTGTAGCATGCTTCTCTTTTTTATCCTCAAAACCCAACTGAATAGCAGCATATCCATCTACTTCTTCAGTACGTACTTGAGTTACGACACAAGGACCAGCCTCAATCACAGTGCATGGAATGTTTTTTCCCTCAACACTGAATACGGAAGTCATTCCGATTTTTTTTCCAATTAATCCAGACATAATACTTTAAATTGTCTAAAATTATTAAAGTTTAATTTCTACTTCTACACCACTAGGAAGCTCTAATTTCATAAGAGCATCGATAGTTTTTGCAGTAGAACTGTAAATGTCGATCAAACGCTTGTACGTTGACAACTCAAACTGCTCACGTGATTTTTTGTTCACGAAAGTAGAACGCAAAACAGTAAAGATACGCTTGTGCGTAGGAAGTGGAATAGGACCACTAACTACTGCACCTGTTGTTTTAACTGTTTTAACAATCTTCTCAGCTGATTTGTCTACAAGATTGTGATCGTAAGACTTTAATTTAATCCTGATTCTTTGACTCATTTCGAGATAAATTACTATATATTACAACAAATCTGTTCGACCTTTCACATTCTCCAACACCTCAATTGCGATGTTCTTTGGTACTTCTTCATAATGAGAGAATGTCATAGAAGAAGTTGCACGACCAGAAGACAATGAACGAAGCGTCGTTACATATCCAAATTGTTCTGAAAGAGGCACTTTTGCCTTAAGAACACGAGCAGTACCACGAGAATCCATACTTTCTACCTGACCACGACGGCGGTTCAAGTCAGAAATAATATCTCCCATATACTCCTCTGGAGTAACAATCTCTAAACTCATCATTGGCTCTAACAATGCAGGAGATGCCTGTGATGCAGCACTCTTAAATGCTTGACGACCTACAAGTTCGAAAGACAATTGATCTGAATCGACTTGGTGATAAGATCCATCATAAAGAGTAACTTTAAGACTCTCTACAGGATAACCAGCCAATGGTCCATTAACCATAGCCTCTTCGAAACCTTTCTTCACAGAAGGGATAAATTCTCTAGGAATAGATCCACCTTTGATCGCGTCAACAAACTCAAGACCTTCTTTTCCGTCCTCTGCAGGAGCAACACGTACGTGAACATCGGCAAATTTACCACGTCCACCCGACTGCTTCTTGAATGTCTCACGTAATGAAACTTCAGAACGGATAGTCTCTTTATATGATACTTGAGGCTCACCTTGATTACACTCAACATTAAACTCACGCTTAAGTCGGTCAATAATAATCTCCAAGTGAAGCTCACCCATACCACGAATAATAGTCTGCCCTGAATCCTCATCAGTATTTACCTGGAAAGTTGGATCTTCTTCTGCCAATTTAGCAAGACCAATACCCATCTTATCCATATCCTTCTGAGTCTTAGGCTCAACTGCTACTCCAATAACTGGGTCAGGGAAAGTCATCTGCTCAAGAACCATTGGCGCATCCATAGCACACAAAGTATCTCCAGTACGGATATCTTTGAAACCTACAGCAGCACAGATATCTCCAGCTTCAATCTTCTCTCTAGCCTCTTGTTTATTTGAGTGCATTTGGAATAAACGTGAAATACGCTCTTTCTTTCCTGTTCTTGCATTCATTACATATGAACCAGAAAGAATTGTTCCTGAGTAAACACGGATAAAACACAAACGACCTACAAATGGGTCAGTTGCAATTTTAAATGCCAATGCAGCCAATGGCTCTTCAGCATCTGGTTTACGTACAGCTTCAGTATCTTCACCCAATACAGTACCAACAGTCTCTCCTTTATCCAAAGGTGAAGGCAAATACAAACATACTGCATCAAGCAATGTTTGAACCCCTTTATTTTTGAATGAAGAACCACATAACATTGGAACTACATCTCCAGCGATAGTTGCTTTACGAATCACATCATACATCATCTCTTCAGTGATGCTGTCTGGATCCTCAAAGAAACGCTCCATCAAAGCTTCGTCTTGAACAGCAACTGCCTCAACTAGCTTCTCTCTATACTCCTCAGCTTGCTCTTGCAAATCAGCAGGGATATCCTCGATAGAGTAATCCGCACCCATTGTTTCGTCATGCCAAAGGATAGCTTTCATTTTTACTAGGTCAATTACACCTGCAAAAGTCTCTTCGGCTCCAATTGGCAACTGAATAGGCACTGGATTTGCACCCAATTTCGCCTTAACATCTGCAACAACGTTGAAGAAATCAGCACCAGAACGGTCCATCTTATTTACATATGCAATCTTTGGCACACCATACTTATCAGCCTGGCGCCATACAGTCTCTGACTGTGCCTCAACACCACCTACTGCACAAAATGTTGCAACAGTACCATCCAAAACACGCAATGAACGCTCTACCTCAACAGTAAAGTCAACGTGACCCGGAGTATCAATGATATTGATCTGATGAGTTTTATCACAATAATTCCACTCAGTGTATGTAGCAGCAGAAGTAATGGTAATACCACGCTCTTGCTCTTGCTCCATCCAATCCATCGTAGCTGCACCATCATGCACCTCACCGATCTTATGTGTTCTACCAGTATAGAATAAAATACGCTCTGTAGTGGTAGTCTTACCAGCATCAATGTGAGCCATGATACCGATATTCCTAGTAAATTTTAAATCTCTAGCCATTATATACTATTGTATAAACAGATTCAACTAACAAATTAGAAGCGGAAGTGAGCAAACGCACGGTTAGCCTCAGCCATTCTATGTGTATCTTCTCTCTTCTTATATGCACCACCCTCTTCATTAAACGCAGCCATAATCTCTGCAGCCAACTTATCAGCCATAGTCTTACCTGAACGCTTACGAGCATACATAATTAAATTCTTAACTCCGATAGCCAGCTTACGCTCTGGACGAATCTCCATTGGCACCTGAAAAGTAGATCCACCTACACGGCGACTCTTAACCTCAACACCTGGAGTAATATTTTGGATTGCTTTCTTCCAAATATCCAGTGCAGACAACTCTTCAGTTTTCATACGACCATCAACGATGTCAAGAGCATCATAAAAAATGCGGAATGCCACACTTTTCTTTCCATCTTGCATCAAATCGTTAACGAACCTTGTTACCATGGTATCGTTAAACTTTGGGTCCGGCAAAAGGACCCTCTTTTTTGGTTTTGCCTTTCTCATCTTTTAGCCCTAATGTTTGTGTTATTCGAATTGGCTGTTAAGCTTCAGGCAGCCTACATTTCTTCTTTGAAACCAGAAACGGTCATCAAACCCTTACTCAACCAAACCACGAACAAACAACCAAGATTTTTAATCAATTACATATCTCAACTCTCTGTTGAGACAAAAACTCTTACCTAGAAAAATTACTTCTTCTTAGGTCTCTTCGCTCCGTATTTAGAACGACGTTGAAGACGTCCTTCAACTCCAGCAGTATCTAGCGCTCCACGAACCAAGTGATAACGTACCCCTGGTAAGTCTTTTACACGACCACCGCGAACCAATACAATCGAGTGCTCTTGCAAGTTGTGTCCTTCACCTGGAATATAAGCATTCACTTCTTTTCCGTTGGTAAGACGAACCCTTGCAACTTTTCTCATTGCTGAATTAGGCTTCTTTGGAGTAGTTGTGTAAACACGTACACAAACTCCACGACGCTGTGGACATGCATCCAACGCTGGAGATTTGCTATTCTCCACTTTGCTTGTACGCCCTTTACGTACTAACTGTTGAATAGTAGGCATAAAAATTAATCTTTATTTAACTATAAGTTTTAAAATCAAAACGGCAGTAATGCACTTTCTCAAAACACATTGCTCTCACAAGGCATTTACTTTCGTGCTTCACCAAGCCAAAAATCGAGGGGCAAAACTACTAATTTCCAAGACAAAAACACAGCTTTTCTTGAAAAAAGATCATTTTTATCTATTTTTTTATATATTATGAGGTACACAACAGCCTATTAGAACCATTATTCTACCACAAGAAGAGACAAACCCTTATAATATACAATCTTTTACACGGACCTCAAACAACCACTAACATGCTGTAAAACAAGGTTAAAATAAGCACCCCATCATATCAAATAAAAACTTCTTTATGTAACTTTAGTCACATGTAACAAATAGTATCAACCTTAAATACATTTGGCTATGAAAACATACAAAACTTGCGACATCCGTAACCTTACCATCATTGGGGGTTCCGGATCAGGTAAAACCACTCTGTGTGAATCTATGTTATTTGAAGGAGGCGTAATTGGGCGAAGAGGAAGTGTTGCACAAGAAAACACTGTTTCTGACCATACGACCGTAGAACATGAATATCGGAATTCCGTCTTCAGCTCAGTGCTTTACACGGAGTACAACGATAGAAAGTTAAATATCATTGATACTCCAGGAATGGATGATTTTGTAGGAAATGTAATCCCAGCACTGCGCGTTGCCGCCACAGGTATCATGGTAATAAATGCAACAGAAGGAATAGAGGTTGGTACAGAGATAGCCACTCGACAAGCAAAAAACTTCGAGACACCTCTTATCTTTACAGTCAATCAGCTCGACAGAGCAGATATCCAATGGGACACGCTTATCAGCGAACTAAATAATGGATATCAAAACCACATTGCTTTGATACAGTACCCTGTAGAGACAGGCGAAAACTTCCATCAAGTAATCGATGTTCTAAAGATGAAGATGTACCAATGGGGTCCAGAAGGCGGATCACCTGAGATTCTAGACATTCCTGATTCAGAACTAGAGAAAGCCAATGAACTACACAACGAATTGGTAGAGAAAGCAGCAGAAAATGATGAAAAGCTCATGGAACTATTCTTTGACAAAGGGACTCTGACCGAGGAGGAGATGCGTGAAGGAATAAAAAAAGGGATGCTAGCAAGAGAACTATATCCTCTATTTTGTATCTGTGCAGAGAAAGACATGGGCGTACGTCGTTTGATGGAATTTATATGTAATGTTGCACCAGCACCCAATGAATTGAAGCCGAAAGAGACCGTGGATGGACAACAAGTATTCGTTGATGAAAAAGACAAAACATCTCTATTCTTCTTCAAGACATCCGTTGAGCCACACGTAGGTGAAATCAACTACTTTAAAGTAAACTCAGGAATACTTAAAGAGGGAGATGAGCTACTTAATACCACCACCGATAATAAAGAAAAATTATCACAACTATTTGTCTCAGCAGGTAAAAACAGAGTACGTGTTAACGAACTCCATGCTGGAGACATCGGAGCAACTGTAAAACTAAAAGAAACAAAAACAGATCACACTCTCTGTGACAAAACTGAAAACTATAAATTTCGCAACCTTAGGTTTCCTAAACCTCGATACACAACAGCTATTAAAGCAGTTAACGAGAGTGACGATGAAAAGGTAGCCGAAATTCTTCATAAACTCTCACAAGAAGATCCAACCTGGAAAATGGAGTATGCAAAAGAGCTAAAACAACTTTTAGTTCATGGACAAGGAGAGTATCATATCAACACCCTTAAATGGTATTTCGATCACATCTACAAAGTAGACATCCAACTTGAAAGACCACGCATCTCATACAGAGAGACAATTACCAAGCCTGCACTTGCAAACTTTAGACACAAGAAACAATCTGGAGGATCAGGACAATTTGGAGAAGTCCACTTAATGATTGAACCATACATCGAAGGAAAAGAACCAAGGAAGAGCATTAAAATTGGCGATAAAGAGATCAAACTAAGCCTTCGCCACGTCGAGGAACACCCTCTTAAGTGGGGCGGAAAACTAATCTACTGTAACTGTATCGTAGGAGGAGTAATTGACGCAAGATTCCAACCAGCAATTCTAAAAGGAATAATGGAAAAAATGGAAGAAGGTCCACTAACAGGAAGTTATGCACGCGACATTATCGTATATGTTTACGATGGAAAGATGCACCCTGTTGATTCAAATGAAATATCTTTCAAAATCGCTGGACGAACAGCGTTTAGCCAAGCATTCAAAGAGGCTGATCCAAAGATCCTTGAACCGATCTACAAAATGCAAGTATTTGTTCCTAGTGATAAAATGGGAGATGTAATGAGTGATCTTCAAGGTAGAAGAGCCATGATTCTAGGAATGGAATCAAGTGGAAACTACGAAGTAATCAATGTGCAAATACCACTAAAAGAGACTTACAAATACTCTACAGCATTAAGTTCTCTAACCAATGGTAGAGCCATGTTCAAGATGGAGTTTGACAAATACGAAAAGATGCAATCAGAGGTACAGAAAAAAGTTCTTGAAGAACACGAAGAAGTAGAATTAGTTTAACAATATTAATATTTCTAAGATGAGGGTGTCACTAAAAGACACTCTCTTTTTTATTCCCACAAGAATCAAAAAAAAGGGCTCTTTCCGAAACTTAGTGGGTATGCTACATGTTTAATTTCTATATAATAACTTCTAAAATAAGACATCATGTACGATTTATTAGCCTCAGCCTTACATATTGAATCTCCCTATTTTATTGATGGTATTAACTTAGACAAGGAATCCCAACGTTTAGATGTTTATATCGATTTTAAGAGAGGTTCTCGTTTTAGTCACAATGGAGAGGATAACCTACAGGTGCATGATACACGAAAGAAAACATGGCAGCATTTAAGCTTCTTTGAGTATAAGTGTTATTTAACTGCACGTGTTCCCCGTGTTATAAAGGGAGATGGTAATGTTGCTATTCTTGATATGCCTTGGGAAGGTGAACTACCTGGTTTTACACTGTTGTTTGAAGCATTATTAATGTCCTTAATTTCTTATATGCCAGTTCATCAGGTTGCACAAATGACAGGTGTTTATGATGATAAGCTATGGAAGTTGGCAACTTTGTATGTCGATACAGCAAAGGCCGAAGAAGACCATTCTGATATTGAGATGATAGGGGTTGATGAGACTTCTTGTAAAAAAGGGCATAATTATGTTACTTTGTTTGTAGACCTAAAAGAACGCAAGACAGTACATGTTACTGAAGGAAAAGGGGCAGAAACTATTGCTTCTTTTTGTAAGGTTATTCCACATTATCACGACCAAAATAAAGTGATCAAATCAAGTAAAATAAGTCATGTCAGTTGTGATATGTCTCCTTCATTCATTAGTGGCATAGCAACACACCTTCCAGATGCTTCCATTACATTTGACAAGTTTCATATTATGAAGATAATCAATGAAGCAGTAGATAAGGTTAGACGATCTGAAGCAAAAGATGAAGAGTGTCTAAAGGGGAACAGGTATTTATTCTTAAAGAACAAGACAAACTTCACCTTAAAGCAACAGCAAGCCTTTAAGGATCTTTCTATATCAAACAGTAAATTAAAGAGTTTCAGAGCACTCCGAATACGTGAAAGCTTTCAGGATATTTACACATACGCTAACACGGCAGAAGAGTTTGTGTGCTTATTAAAACAATGGTATTATTGGGCAACTCACTCTAGGATGGAGCCTATCATCAAGGCTGCCAATACAATTAAAAGACATTGGGATGGCGTTGTGCAATGGATGGAAACAAAGATAAATAATGGAATATTAGAAGGTCTTAATTCTGTGGTTCAAACAGTAAAAAGAAGAGCTAAAGGATTTAGGGACACTAAAAATTTCATCACAATGATATATCTTGTTACGGGTAAATTAGATTTTAGAAAGGTGAATAAGCATTGTTCTTTTTAATATGATTACCCATCAAATCTTGGAAAGAGCCAAAAAAAGTAACATACAACCAGTTACAACACCATCTAAAACTTTGAACAATCACACTTCTGAAAGAGATAATTTTCTAACCTCCAAAACAGAAACACCAACCTAATCATGACATCATGATAAACATGTAGGACTTGACAATAAACATTTAGCTTAGATTCCACCATCTAACACTGATATATATTTTAATGTAAGTTCTTAATATCTGTTTTTCCATTATTCACAACACTAATTCTTTGGGAGCCATCCCCTTCTGCGATTACTTTACCATTCACAATGATATTCTTCACTTCACCACCGTTTACAGAGTATGACACCACATTATCTCCATGCGTAATAATATCTCCTTTCACGGTAATTTCATCCACTAATCCGCCCTCTTTAATACTAAGCCCATCAGCAGACAAGGTAAGAATCACCCCTTTAACAAGCGTTTTTCCTACGGAACCAAAAGTCTCAATATTCTCATTAACCACAATCTCACCAATTGGCTTGCTTACTTGAACTGCAATAGAACCATCTCCATGAGTAATAATAGATTTAAATTCAATTCGACCAACAGTACCATCATATTGGTTAAATCCACGAGCCCCTTGACCAAACGTTTCTATTGTATCATGCGCCACAAAACTCTTGACTATTCCAAAATTCACAAAGCCGATTCCACTCGGTCCATAAGATGTTATCTTCTTATCACAAATCCAATTATCTACTTCCCCCCAAGTATCTAGCACCATATCATTCACACCATAAGTTGTTACAGTACCTTTATTATGGATGGTTGTGATGTGTGTTCCATAAACAGCAAATACACCTCCTGTAATCATATTGGGTTGACCAAAAGGAATCATTCCGATAGAATAGATATCAAACGTTTCAATGATATTTCCCTTTACCCATCCACCATTATCAGAGAAGCCACTAACAAAAAGACCACTACCAAATACGGGCGCACCTTCACGTCCGACAGATATACCTTTAAGATTAATATCTATCAGACTATTAGGATCACTATTGTAATTGTAAACCGTAAATGCACCTTGGTAAACATTCACTCCATATTTCTGAGGTTGTTCCGAATAGTGACGAGCATCACAAGATACGATGTCGATATTTTCAGCAACTAACTTTGTCTTCTGAACAGGTTCTCTCGTTAAAATTTGAACCTGCCCAATTACACGCAGATCACGCAGTTCAATTAGTCCAAGATCACTATCATTCCCAACAATAAATATAGCACGCGAATTTGGATTACACAGGACTGAGACTCCCTCAATAGAGTTGTCTTTTGTTAAACCAACACCTTCAGAGCTATTAAAACTCATTATCGATCTTTCCTTAGAAACACCAGTAATCGTAAAACCTTCAGGAAGATGTAAGGAACACGGAAAAAGAATTGAAGATTGTAGTTCAATATTAACAGGCTCTTGACTCTTTAATGCATTTAAAAAGTCATTTAGAGAATTCACTTTAATTGTATTCATACTCGATGAAGTTAAATGCAGCATTATAACTGCGACAATTATTAAAAGAAGTTTTTTTATGCAAATCACAACTACTTATTTTTATACACAGCTTGAAATTTCATAGATGCATGAGTTCCATCACAGAAAGGCTTATTAGAAGATTCACCACAACGACACAGTGTAAATTTAGGGCGCTTTTCATACTCCATATCCTTATCTAATGATCTTATTGATTCCGCATTGGTCACTCTCAGAGGACCACTACATTGATATTTCTGATCTTCGATATAGGCAATTTCGAAATCGAAATCTTCAGACACCCTCTCTTTAGATTCACTATCCCATAACACAAGTCTGCCAGAAGGACAATTCTTCACTTGATCAATAGGTATTTTAAGTCCTTCAGGGTCATCTAACTCCTCTACGAGCTTCCACACACTACCATAAGTATCACAAAAACGAGCAAATGAACAGAATTTAGATACATCTGTCAAAATAAACTTAGGACCATCAATTTCATCATAACGACTTAGATAAGATGAAAATGAAGCAGTCTCATGTCCATTAAATTCAGATTGAATATGAGAACCATCACAATAAGGAGCATTCTTTGATCTACCACAACGACACAAAGCAGGATCATCAACAATTTTTGACTCTCCTTCATTCCAACCTATCGAATTACCCTCCTCGTCACATCTTATTTCAATTGGCGTAAGTTTCACCTTCCCTTTAACTAAGTATGGGCCATTCTTAGCTACTTCTACTGAAAATTTCATCGCAAATACATTTAACAAGTTACACAAATCATCTACCCTCGATTAGATGAACAAGCTAAATAAACAATCCAACGATGGTTAAGCTTACTCACTCGAAGATCTAGGATAACTATCAAACATACAATGGATAACGATTGTTTGTATTATTTACACTATTAACATTTACATAGTATAAATTCACAGTAATGATATGCCAATGGAGTCAATTAGATCGAAATTAATGATTACATTCTACTCCTATATAGTTACAAGCAAACTCAACACAGTACAGTACACTCCATACATATAGACATTATATCTTTGTATCACCCCCATATTTTTATAGATTTTAAAAACATCTATGTCCCTATTTCATTATAAATTACACCCACAAATAGAGAAGATATATTCACCATCATAATGGAACAAAATATACACAGACCACACTTCACAAAATCACCCAGACAGAGTTTAATTTACACTACCGTAATATACCTCAGACAGAATTTCAACAGTAGATCGACAAATGAGGATCAGGGAAACTATTTGCTGTAATAGTGATAATTTACTTTTACACCACCGAGGACTATTAATTTGCTATTTACAACCGATGAGGTCCTTGTCATATACAATGGGGTTTAATCGACAAATTGCCAGCACGGACAAAGACCAATTAGAAGATTTCGTGCATAATGTAAAAAAATGTGGCCCCTTGAATATATCAAGAGGCCATATTTAGGCTTGCATTAATTAATTGGTAATATTTCCCGACTACATGTTGTAAGGATTGACGAGTTGATAGGATTGCATCAATTATTGAACAGGTGAATCGTTCCTTGTTGAACACGAGGTTCATCATCACGACCTACAGCCTCTAAGGTGTAGAAATAGACTCCTGAATTTAATGTTTTTCCATTATAAGTACCATCCCACTCTAGTACATGATAGTCCTCAAATGCCATATTAGATAGAGAAGCGCTATAGATCTTCCTTCCCCAACGATTGTATATAAAGAACTTTAGTGTTTTCAATGATTTTGCTTCAATTTTCAACACATCATTAAGTCCATCACCATTTGGTGAAAATGCTTCTGGGACTTTAAGGGTCGAGGCAACAATCTTAAGATGGGGATCTAATCTAAAAACCGCTTTACACAGATGACCATTCCTCGTTCTTTGGGCTTCGAGTTGAATCATATAGGAACCCGGAGTTTCATAAGTATATTTCGGTGCTATAGACTCTGTACGATACATGGATGAATCATATTCCGCAATAAGATTATTTGCCGTTTCATTCTTCAATACTTCATCCGACTTGTAGAGTGTCCAAGCATATATCTCATCATCATTTTTCGACTCATTTACGAATGCTACAACAAGAGGAGCCATAAACTCAGCTTCACCATCTTGGTTTGTAGTATAACTAAATTTGACGTCAGGTAATAATGCCTCATATTTTACACTGTTGTTTATATCACGACCAAACTCATCGGTGTAGAGTAAATTATAATCGGAATCGACTCTAGGTAGGTCATAAATGGTTGCATATGGTTGTGTTGAGATCCCTTTAGAGGCCAATGTCCACGCATATTTAGGGTTAGAGTTCTTTCGAACTGGCACAGAAGTCGTAGGATCAAAATATTCCACATGAGAAGCACCATTCAAAGTAGAGACGAGACGAAATGAACTACAGTCACTATCTAATATTTCCGTTTTAACCGTAGCATCCACACGAAACACCCAGAAATAGGTTTCTTGCAGCATACCTGTAGCATTAGAAGCGACGACACGATAGTATCCATCCGTAGTATTTAACAATTGACTCACTCCCGCTCCTGATAATAGAATCGATTCAAAATTATTTGTTGTACCATTCCATTTAAACCATTCATAAGAGATCGCACCTGAATAGGTATAGTTAAAATTCCCATCTACCTCATTAAAGAAATAGATATTATCAACACGTGTTGTAGTTGGATATGTTGTTTCGACAAGAGCACTACTGTTATTCGAAGACAATTGTGCAAAACAGAATGTCTTTACACAAAGAGTTAAGAAGAGTAGAAGCGATAATTTCCTCATAAAAAAGCTTATTTTAATATCTATATACCAAAAGTATAACGAAAAAAAAGAACAATTCGTGTAATTCAAGGTTCGTTTTAAAGAAATAATTATATTTGTAGCTCAGACTTCATGATTGACACCACGATATTGAAAAAATTGGCTCTTAATATTTAATTATTCACAAGCCATATGGTGTCGTCATTTTAACACAAGCTACTTCTGATTATTGGAACCTACGGATGTTGGATTTTGAATTTTTTAAAATAAACTAAGTGTACGATTATCTTGAAACCTTGAATACTCCGCAGAGAAATGCGGTTGAAAATATTGATGGACCAACTTTG
It encodes:
- a CDS encoding elongation factor G; its protein translation is MKTYKTCDIRNLTIIGGSGSGKTTLCESMLFEGGVIGRRGSVAQENTVSDHTTVEHEYRNSVFSSVLYTEYNDRKLNIIDTPGMDDFVGNVIPALRVAATGIMVINATEGIEVGTEIATRQAKNFETPLIFTVNQLDRADIQWDTLISELNNGYQNHIALIQYPVETGENFHQVIDVLKMKMYQWGPEGGSPEILDIPDSELEKANELHNELVEKAAENDEKLMELFFDKGTLTEEEMREGIKKGMLARELYPLFCICAEKDMGVRRLMEFICNVAPAPNELKPKETVDGQQVFVDEKDKTSLFFFKTSVEPHVGEINYFKVNSGILKEGDELLNTTTDNKEKLSQLFVSAGKNRVRVNELHAGDIGATVKLKETKTDHTLCDKTENYKFRNLRFPKPRYTTAIKAVNESDDEKVAEILHKLSQEDPTWKMEYAKELKQLLVHGQGEYHINTLKWYFDHIYKVDIQLERPRISYRETITKPALANFRHKKQSGGSGQFGEVHLMIEPYIEGKEPRKSIKIGDKEIKLSLRHVEEHPLKWGGKLIYCNCIVGGVIDARFQPAILKGIMEKMEEGPLTGSYARDIIVYVYDGKMHPVDSNEISFKIAGRTAFSQAFKEADPKILEPIYKMQVFVPSDKMGDVMSDLQGRRAMILGMESSGNYEVINVQIPLKETYKYSTALSSLTNGRAMFKMEFDKYEKMQSEVQKKVLEEHEEVELV
- a CDS encoding ISL3 family transposase, which gives rise to MYDLLASALHIESPYFIDGINLDKESQRLDVYIDFKRGSRFSHNGEDNLQVHDTRKKTWQHLSFFEYKCYLTARVPRVIKGDGNVAILDMPWEGELPGFTLLFEALLMSLISYMPVHQVAQMTGVYDDKLWKLATLYVDTAKAEEDHSDIEMIGVDETSCKKGHNYVTLFVDLKERKTVHVTEGKGAETIASFCKVIPHYHDQNKVIKSSKISHVSCDMSPSFISGIATHLPDASITFDKFHIMKIINEAVDKVRRSEAKDEECLKGNRYLFLKNKTNFTLKQQQAFKDLSISNSKLKSFRALRIRESFQDIYTYANTAEEFVCLLKQWYYWATHSRMEPIIKAANTIKRHWDGVVQWMETKINNGILEGLNSVVQTVKRRAKGFRDTKNFITMIYLVTGKLDFRKVNKHCSF
- a CDS encoding CDGSH iron-sulfur domain-containing protein; this encodes MKFSVEVAKNGPYLVKGKVKLTPIEIRCDEEGNSIGWNEGESKIVDDPALCRCGRSKNAPYCDGSHIQSEFNGHETASFSSYLSRYDEIDGPKFILTDVSKFCSFARFCDTYGSVWKLVEELDDPEGLKIPIDQVKNCPSGRLVLWDSESKERVSEDFDFEIAYIEDQKYQCSGPLRVTNAESIRSLDKDMEYEKRPKFTLCRCGESSNKPFCDGTHASMKFQAVYKNK
- a CDS encoding gliding motility-associated C-terminal domain-containing protein; this translates as MRKLSLLLFLTLCVKTFCFAQLSSNNSSALVETTYPTTTRVDNIYFFNEVDGNFNYTYSGAISYEWFKWNGTTNNFESILLSGAGVSQLLNTTDGYYRVVASNATGMLQETYFWVFRVDATVKTEILDSDCSSFRLVSTLNGASHVEYFDPTTSVPVRKNSNPKYAWTLASKGISTQPYATIYDLPRVDSDYNLLYTDEFGRDINNSVKYEALLPDVKFSYTTNQDGEAEFMAPLVVAFVNESKNDDEIYAWTLYKSDEVLKNETANNLIAEYDSSMYRTESIAPKYTYETPGSYMIQLEAQRTRNGHLCKAVFRLDPHLKIVASTLKVPEAFSPNGDGLNDVLKIEAKSLKTLKFFIYNRWGRKIYSASLSNMAFEDYHVLEWDGTYNGKTLNSGVYFYTLEAVGRDDEPRVQQGTIHLFNN